The following are encoded together in the Trachemys scripta elegans isolate TJP31775 chromosome 7, CAS_Tse_1.0, whole genome shotgun sequence genome:
- the C7H10orf53 gene encoding UPF0728 protein C10orf53 homolog — translation MPPRALVTLRFGPYRSCGVLEHRPFRLQGLQAVLQAEGHQLILEKIPDWNNVELIVNGETVFQCNINDLDFGGDGKLDPLCEEARIAVLNAY, via the exons ATGCCCCCGCGCGCGCTGGTGACGCTCCGGTTCGGCCCCTACCGGAGCTGCGGGGTGTTGGAGCACAGGCCCTTCCGCCTGCAGGGCCTGCAAG CTGTGTTGCAAGCAGAGGGTCACCAACTTATTCTAGAAAAGATACCAGATTGGAATAATGTAGAACTCATAGTGAATGGAGAGACTGTTTTCCAGTGCAACATTAATGACCTGGACTTTG GAGGTGATGGCAAATTGGATCCACTATGTGAAGAAGCCAGAATAGCAGTGCTAAATGCCTACTGA